A genomic segment from Gossypium hirsutum isolate 1008001.06 chromosome D04, Gossypium_hirsutum_v2.1, whole genome shotgun sequence encodes:
- the LOC107899453 gene encoding serine carboxypeptidase-like 27 isoform X1 has protein sequence MGESRSIGFFFLLLIFSTCFGDQTLDKITELPGQPKNVGFNQYSGYVTVNQQAGRALFYWLIESPVSRKPESRPLVLWLNGGPGCSSIAYGAAEEIGPFRIRPDGKTLYLNRYAWNNLANVLFLESPAGVGFSYTNTTSDLYTTGDKRTAEDAYVFLVNWFERFPQYKHRDFYIAGESYAGHYVPQLSQLVYERNKGVQNPVINFKGFLVGNAVTDDYHDFIGTFEYWWTHGLISDSTYRSLRVACDLGSSTHPSLQCMNALRAAQIEQGNIDPYSIFTQPCKDTSTLRHNMRGHYPWMSRAYDPCAERYSKVYFNRLEVQKALHANVTALSYPWQTCSDIVGNYWTDAPLSMLPIYKELIAAGLRIWVYSGDTDAVVPVTATRYSIDALKLPTVINWYPWYANGKVGGWSQAYKGLTLVTVTGAGHEVPLHRPRQAFILFRSFLENKLMPS, from the exons ATGGGTGAGTCAAGATCCATtggttttttctttcttcttctgatTTTCTCCACTTGTTTTGGGGATCAAACTTTGGATAAAATCACTGAGTTACCCGGACAGCCAAAGAATGTTGGATTCAATCAATATTCAGGATACGTGACAGTGAATCAACAAGCTGGAAGGGCATTGTTTTACTGGTTGATTGAGTCACCAGTGAGTCGTAAACCCGAGTCAAGACCACTCGTTTTATGGCTCAATGGAGGACCTGGGTGCTCCTCTATTGCTTATGGAGCAGCTGAAGAAATTGGTCCTTTTAGAATTAGACCTGATGGAAAGACACTTTACTTGAATCGTTATGCTTGGAACAACT TAGCAAATGTGCTGTTCCTGGAATCTCCAGCTGGTGTTGGGTTTTCATACACTAACACAACATCAGATTTATACACTACCGGTGATAAGAGAACTG CTGAAGATGCATATGTTTTTCTGGTTAACTGGTTTGAAAGGTTTCCACAATACAAGCATAGAGATTTCTACATTGCTGGTGAAAGTTATGCAG GTCACTATGTTCCTCAATTGTCTCAACTTGTTTATGAAAGGAACAAAGGGGTTCAGAATCCTGTTATCAATTTCAAGGGATTTTTG GTTGGAAATGCTGTAACGGATGACTACCATGATTTCATTGGCACATTCGAGTACTGGTGGACTCATGGTTTGATTTCTGATTCAACTTATCGAAGTTTACGAGTTGCATGTGACTTGGGATCCTCTACACATCCATCTCTGCAATGCATGAATGCTCTTAGAGCTGCTCAAATTGAGCAAGGGAACATCGATCCATATAGCATCTTCACTCAACCTTGCAAAGATACTTCAACATTACGGCATAACATGAGGGGTCATTAT CCCTGGATGTCAAGAGCTTATGATCCATGCGCCGAGAGATATTCGAAAGTGTATTTTAATCGTCTGGAAGTCCAGAAGGCACTTCATGCAAATGTAACTGCTCTTTCTTATCCATGGCAAACATGCAG TGATATCGTTGGAAATTACTGGACGGATGCTCCTCTCTCTATGCTTCCTATATACAAAGAACTAATTGCTGCTGGTCTTAGGATTTGGGTATACAG TGGAGACACTGATGCAGTAGTTCCAGTGACGGCAACACGGTACTCCATTGATGCACTGAAGCTACCTACCGTCATTAATTGGTATCCTTGGTACGCCAATGGAAAG GTTGGTGGGTGGAGCCAAGCATACAAAGGGTTAACGTTGGTAACAGTGACTGGAGCCGGTCATGAGGTTCCCCTCCACCGTCCCCGTCAAGCTTTTATTCTTTTCCGATCATTCTTGGAGAACAAACTGATGCCAAGTTAA
- the LOC107899454 gene encoding serine carboxypeptidase-like 28, translated as MTPHQYINSSSSFRLVYFLVIGSLVVWSAEGGHRKEQARDRIVKLPGQPRNVKFSQYSGYITVEAKAGRALFYWLTEAPAKSRPETKPLVLWLNGGPGCSSIAYGASEEVGPFRVREDGKSLRLNPYAWNQEANLLFLDSPAGVGFSYSNTSSDIYTAGDKRTAEDAYTFLMKWLERFPNYKHRPFYIAGESYAGHYIPELSQVIVHRNEGVKNPVLNFKGFLLGNPLLDDYYDNIGSHEYWWNHGLISESTYKELKRSCSNDTFLFPKDGCNNALSGAYEEFGNINPYNIYGPPCNAISTSNHRLAQLPLPWRFRGNDECVVMYTRRYMNNRRVQKALHAHLTPLRHPWTTCSSAIRRNWTDSPKSMLPIIKQLIGAGIRIWIFSGDTDAVLPLTATRYSINALSLPTNISWYAWIDEQAQVGGWSEVYKGLTYVTVRGAGHEVPLTQPQRALRLFRYFLMNLPLPSSLSD; from the exons ATGACCCCACATCAGTACATTAATTCTTCTTCGTCATTTCGTTTGGTTTATTTTTTGGTTATCGGAAGCCTAGTTGTTTGGTCGGCGGAGGGCGGTCACCGGAAAGAACAGGCGAGAGATAGGATCGTGAAGCTACCCGGACAGCCGCGGAATGTGAAGTTCTCGCAATACTCGGGATACATTACAGTGGAGGCTAAGGCTGGTCGAGCCCTGTTTTATTGGTTGACGGAGGCGCCGGCTAAGAGTCGACCTGAAACGAAGCCGTTGGTTTTATGGCTGAATGGTGGGCCAGGGTGCTCCTCTATAGCATATGGTGCCTCCGAGGAAGTAGGTCCCTTTCGAGTTCGAGAAGATGGCAAGTCTCTTCGTTTGAACCCCTACGCCTGGAATCAAG agGCAAATTTGCTATTCCTAGATTCACCTGCGGGTGTGGGATTTTCTTATTCAAATACATCATCAGATATTTACACTGCGGGCGACAAGAGAAcag CCGAAGATGCATACAcgtttcttatgaaatggttagAGAGGTTCCCAAATTACAAGCACAGGCCTTTCTATATAGCTGGAGAAAGCTATGCAG GTCATTATATTCCTGAGCTATCTCAAGTTATCGTCCATCGCAACGAAGGAGTCAAGAATCCCGTCCTTAATTTCAAAGGTTTTTTG TTGGGAAATCCACTTTTGGATGATTATTATGACAACATTGGATCACATGAATATTGGTGGAACCATGGTTTGATATCAGAATCAACATACAAAGAACTAAAAAGGTCATGCTCAAATGATACATTCTTATTCCCCAAGGATGGATGTAACAATGCTTTGAGTGGTGCTTATGAGGAGTTCGGCAACATCAATCCTTACAACATCTATGGCCCTCCTTGCAATGCCATTTCCACTTCTAACCATCGTTTAGCTCAACTCCCCCTG CCATGGAGATTTAGAGGAAATGATGAATGTGTAGTAATGTATACCAGAAGATATATGAATAACCGACGCGTTCAAAAGGCTCTTCATGCACATCTCACTCCTCTTCGTCATCCTTGGACTACTTGCAG TTCTGCTATTAGACGAAACTGGACTGATTCTCCAAAATCAATGCTTCCTATCATCAAACAACTTATTGGAGCTGGAATTAGAATTTGGATATTCag TGGAGATACGGATGCTGTATTGCCTTTGACAGCAACCAGATATTCCATTAATGCACTCAGCCTCCCAACCAACATCAGCTGGTATGCTTGGATTGATGAACAAGCTcag gtTGGTGGTTGGAGTGAAGTGTACAAAGGGTTAACCTATGTGACAGTGAGGGGAGCAGGGCATGAAGTTCCATTGACTCAACCTCAACGTGCGTTGCGTTTGTTTAGGTATTTCTTGATGAATTTGCCCCTCCCTTCTTCACTTTccgattaa
- the LOC107899453 gene encoding serine carboxypeptidase-like 27 isoform X2, giving the protein MGESRSIGFFFLLLIFSTCFGDQTLDKITELPGQPKNVGFNQYSGYVTVNQQAGRALFYWLIESPVSRKPESRPLVLWLNGGPGCSSIAYGAAEEIGPFRIRPDGKTLYLNRYAWNNSNVLFLESPAGVGFSYTNTTSDLYTTGDKRTAEDAYVFLVNWFERFPQYKHRDFYIAGESYAGHYVPQLSQLVYERNKGVQNPVINFKGFLVGNAVTDDYHDFIGTFEYWWTHGLISDSTYRSLRVACDLGSSTHPSLQCMNALRAAQIEQGNIDPYSIFTQPCKDTSTLRHNMRGHYPWMSRAYDPCAERYSKVYFNRLEVQKALHANVTALSYPWQTCSDIVGNYWTDAPLSMLPIYKELIAAGLRIWVYSGDTDAVVPVTATRYSIDALKLPTVINWYPWYANGKVGGWSQAYKGLTLVTVTGAGHEVPLHRPRQAFILFRSFLENKLMPS; this is encoded by the exons ATGGGTGAGTCAAGATCCATtggttttttctttcttcttctgatTTTCTCCACTTGTTTTGGGGATCAAACTTTGGATAAAATCACTGAGTTACCCGGACAGCCAAAGAATGTTGGATTCAATCAATATTCAGGATACGTGACAGTGAATCAACAAGCTGGAAGGGCATTGTTTTACTGGTTGATTGAGTCACCAGTGAGTCGTAAACCCGAGTCAAGACCACTCGTTTTATGGCTCAATGGAGGACCTGGGTGCTCCTCTATTGCTTATGGAGCAGCTGAAGAAATTGGTCCTTTTAGAATTAGACCTGATGGAAAGACACTTTACTTGAATCGTTATGCTTGGAACAACT CAAATGTGCTGTTCCTGGAATCTCCAGCTGGTGTTGGGTTTTCATACACTAACACAACATCAGATTTATACACTACCGGTGATAAGAGAACTG CTGAAGATGCATATGTTTTTCTGGTTAACTGGTTTGAAAGGTTTCCACAATACAAGCATAGAGATTTCTACATTGCTGGTGAAAGTTATGCAG GTCACTATGTTCCTCAATTGTCTCAACTTGTTTATGAAAGGAACAAAGGGGTTCAGAATCCTGTTATCAATTTCAAGGGATTTTTG GTTGGAAATGCTGTAACGGATGACTACCATGATTTCATTGGCACATTCGAGTACTGGTGGACTCATGGTTTGATTTCTGATTCAACTTATCGAAGTTTACGAGTTGCATGTGACTTGGGATCCTCTACACATCCATCTCTGCAATGCATGAATGCTCTTAGAGCTGCTCAAATTGAGCAAGGGAACATCGATCCATATAGCATCTTCACTCAACCTTGCAAAGATACTTCAACATTACGGCATAACATGAGGGGTCATTAT CCCTGGATGTCAAGAGCTTATGATCCATGCGCCGAGAGATATTCGAAAGTGTATTTTAATCGTCTGGAAGTCCAGAAGGCACTTCATGCAAATGTAACTGCTCTTTCTTATCCATGGCAAACATGCAG TGATATCGTTGGAAATTACTGGACGGATGCTCCTCTCTCTATGCTTCCTATATACAAAGAACTAATTGCTGCTGGTCTTAGGATTTGGGTATACAG TGGAGACACTGATGCAGTAGTTCCAGTGACGGCAACACGGTACTCCATTGATGCACTGAAGCTACCTACCGTCATTAATTGGTATCCTTGGTACGCCAATGGAAAG GTTGGTGGGTGGAGCCAAGCATACAAAGGGTTAACGTTGGTAACAGTGACTGGAGCCGGTCATGAGGTTCCCCTCCACCGTCCCCGTCAAGCTTTTATTCTTTTCCGATCATTCTTGGAGAACAAACTGATGCCAAGTTAA